The following nucleotide sequence is from Papaver somniferum cultivar HN1 unplaced genomic scaffold, ASM357369v1 unplaced-scaffold_812, whole genome shotgun sequence.
TGCAGACTTGTCAAACTCCGATTCGTCCAATTACACCTAGCAGCCTTTTAGATTCAATCTGCTGGTCTATATCAGAGCCAACTTCATCTGCTTGTATCTACACGGACTCTTCTGGAACAGAGGATTCTAATGAACAACACACATCCATGTTCTTTGATGCAAGAGCAGACGGAAAGGAATCAGAAACTACATTTGAGCATTTTTCTCGTCCTCTAAGAGAAAGGTACCATCTTTGGCAATTCGTTATATTATAGAACTGCTATTTATGTTGTTTTGGTGTTCTCCTCTGATTTCCTGAATGTATTCGTTTCTTGTACATGCGAGTTCGCAGTGAGAAATCAGAGTTGGTATTCAAGAGTCATTTTCTTACCATATTGTTCCCAATTGATCGGTTTGGGGAGATGGGGCCTTCTTCTAGAACATTTTTCAGCGATAAAGGTTTTGCGTGTTTGCAAGTGTTGGATCATGTTTATGCATTTTATCAGGTACATTCATGAACAATTTTCTTAGTTCTCCACTCCACCTTCACCCATTCCAAGAAGCAAAAGTTTTATTTCTCTATATGCATCCTTTACTTTATGTCCAATATGAGAGATTTCGTCATTTGCAGGAAAATTTGTCACAGAATGAAGTAAATGCTGCTATTCACACTGATTCTAGACACGCAGACAAGCTCCGATCAATTTATGCCAGCCAAGAATCTTTCAAGAACGGTATTGTGCAATTCAAACGTATTGATTTCTTAGGAAGTAGACGAAGCTTTGAAATGCTTAAACGTGTTGGGGGAGATAATAATAGTAACGTTTATGAGCTGTTGATTAGAGCATGAAACTCTTAATCTTTTCCTTCCGAAACAAATCACTTTCTCCCCATGGTGGGTCTGGTTAAGAACCCATCACGTGCAGAAAAACAACCATGTCGACAAGTTTACAGTGTAGGGTTTCGAAGCCCGAAGTAGTTATAAAGTGTAAGGCAGGGCTTAAGTTGAATACAGTAAGTATAAATACCACTCTACAGAATAAGTAAATAAGAAAAAAACAGAAAGAATGAAACAGAAGGAAATATACATTTCGGGTTTCCTTGGAACTTCTTCCTATACTGTAAATTTTGATCTTCTACAATATAGAAACCATGTAACAAATTTATATTGCCTTCTACTTACTACTTATATACGTCTCCCTATCTTCTATCCATTGACTGTAATTTTATTCCTCTTTCTTGCTAGCATTTGAGAGTTCAATAGTAGGAACTTTGGCCGCTGTTTGCTAGCGTTTCTGTTAAATTTTAATCGAAACACCACTCAGGAATTTGTTGCCGTCAGAACAGCCAGAGGATTTATGAGTATTGCAGACAGTGGTCAAATGGAACTAGCGACATCAAGCAAGTTTTACTACCATTTGTTTTTTCAATTTATTTATGATCGGGATGAATTTATTCTCAGGAGAATTTAAAATTAATAACAGTACACAGATTCTATCAGTCATTGACAAGTAACGGTGGTAGAGTCGGAAGTTAACGTGATCAGCGACAGATGCAGCGAGGCTTCTTAAGCCACTCATCCCAGACACAACCCTGCTCACGAGTCCCATAAACTGGGCAGTTATCTTCGCATGTAAAATATCCACATCCCCAATTGTCACAGACACCGCTTTCCACAATGAGGTCACATCCATCTCCTTCTAGTCTCACCTCCGGCCATGGATCTCCACATGTCTCATCCCATTCACATGGCGGAGGTGGGGGCGGCGGCCCTGTTTCTGGTTCGTTACATCCTTCTGGATTGTCACATGCTTCTGGATTAGGGGCTGGCCCTGCTTCTGGTTCATTTGGCTGGGTGACTCCTCCTGGACTGAGGGCGGGCGCTGCTTCTGGTTCATCGCAGGAGCTTACAAACGTTATCGGACCTGCTGCATACAACACCATAACCAATTAGTCCTAGGAGTTTATGACGTTATTATAACTCAAAAAACAACCCCAATCTCTGTATAATATAAATAGGTAGACATGTTAATACTTACTCACCTtgatttgaaaggaaaatgaagctAAAACACATGGAGAGCAAAATGAAAGATCTGAGACTAGTAATTCCCACCATGCTTAATGCCTTTTTGTTGTGTTCTTGATAGACTGCGTATGTATATACTGAGGCTATAGGGTTTTTTTATAgaagatgtgaagatggtagagtAGTCCATTTCGAAAGTATGTTGCTTATGATTGAGTTTATGTCAAATTGATATATTTTAAAGTTATTTAGTTCTATTGATGAACTCAAGAGA
It contains:
- the LOC113345662 gene encoding uncharacterized protein LOC113345662 isoform X1 is translated as MVGITSLRSFILLSMCFSFIFLSNQAGPITFVSSCDEPEAAPALSPGGVTQPNEPEAGPAPNPEACDNPEGCNEPETGPPPPPPPCEWDETCGDPWPEVRLEGDGCDLIVESGVCDNWGCGYFTCEDNCPVYGTREQGCVWDEWLKKPRCICR
- the LOC113345662 gene encoding uncharacterized protein LOC113345662 isoform X2 codes for the protein MVGITSLRSFILLSMCFSFIFLSNQGPITFVSSCDEPEAAPALSPGGVTQPNEPEAGPAPNPEACDNPEGCNEPETGPPPPPPPCEWDETCGDPWPEVRLEGDGCDLIVESGVCDNWGCGYFTCEDNCPVYGTREQGCVWDEWLKKPRCICR